Within Paramormyrops kingsleyae isolate MSU_618 chromosome 24, PKINGS_0.4, whole genome shotgun sequence, the genomic segment tgagACGTATATATGTACGTTTTTTGGCTCATTTAATACACCTCTATATGGGCACCATTAGTCGCATGAAGCACATCAAGACGGTGCTCCATTTCTTGCCATGTTCGCTGTAGCATACCCTCATCAGTGGTGGCAATGGCATCAGTGAtcctctgctttagattagtgATGTCCCGTACCTTTGTTTGCGATGTGATTAAAGACTTTGATAACCACTGAGTACATCGAGCAAATCTGATGAAGATATCTCATCAATTGcctttgtaatacatttttgaaattgtaaagAGACTATTTGGACATCCTGTATATATTTCAGaagctttttttactttttgagAAAGGATCCAGAACCGAATCCTACCTTGTATCCTAATTGTGAATAGTAAATAAAGCTGTTGAGAACAATTCTCACCTTTAATTAAAgcaaaaattaaattttaggttatttttaTATCTTCTGTTTATGAAATCAAGCATGCAAagctttttaatgtatttttagtCTGATTTGTAGAAGTGAGGAGGAGAAATTCTTTCTGTGATGCAAAAAGGGTGTGACAAAGCAGTCTATATAACGTGTCTATGTTTCAGTGTAAGTGAAGCTGAAACTACAGCAAAAACTTGATTCACTGGTCTGAAGTGACTTTACTCTGAAGTGGATTTTCAGTTGAAGAGGTAAGTGTGCTCCTCTATGGTCTTATTCTCTTTCATTTGGTTTAGAATATAACATAAAatgttaacatttatttttataataaaacatcattaaaattaaactTAATATCTGAATTAACATGGACTATTGTCAAATTTAGTTTTCTGTTCAGTAATTATATTGATACTAAATTGTTCTTGCTTGTACAAAAAACAGCTATTTATTAAAGCAAATTTACTGGTTTTCAGAGTAAAGTATGGCATGCATGGATGGATTTGCAGATGACTTCTGCACAGTTTTTGATTCCACCTTGGAGCGTGACAACACATGGAGAGGGAGGAGGACGTACATCATGTACCATGGTACCACAGAAACAGCTGCATTAAATATTAAGAAGCATGGATTTCAGCGGTCCAGTGATGGCATGCTTGGACCTGGAGTCTATGTCAGTCGGAGCTTTGAGAAGGCCCAAAGATACCCAATAAATCTACCCATAGGTGAGCGAAGAGTTGTACTCAAGCTGAGGGTTAGAGTAGGAAAAGTAAAGAAGATCGACTACCAGGGACACCCCCTCCAAAAAACCTGGCATGACCATGGATATGACACAGCCTGGGTGCCACCCAACAGCGGAATGGTTCCTAGTGGTTTGGAAGAAGATTGTGTTTGGGATCCCTGGAGGATCAAGGTTTTAGATATAATCTATGTGTAGTTTTAAACAGACGTACAGATTATTCAttttcatcaaaaaaaaaataatttcaatgctttcaaaAAGTCTTGATGAAAATATGCCAGTAATAGAAGAGAGGGCATTGTATTTTAAGTAGGGATGTTAACCCTCATCCTACCAGCAGGGGTATCTCAcaggtgatttaaaaaaataataataattatatttcatGACTGTCAATAAATTTGTTCCTAATGATGTCAAATCATTGTTTTCTATTTCTGCTTTGATtagtgctttttaaaaacacaaatgttttgGGGTCCCAGGGAACTCTCGTCAAAAGTGCCCATTTCCGCCTGTGCAGGTTTAATAAATAGATAATGTTTGCTGTGGGAGCCAGAGCATTTTGTATGGTATTAATGTTGTTTCTATTATGTATAAAAGGTATAAAGTATGGGACTGTTATAAATGGTGAAGACTGTATAAGTATAGATGTTTATGTACAATTTATGGGTCAAGGATCTGTTTctttatacagtggtacctcacttctctaactcattagaactcgaatttcttaaaagtcggaccaaccagtttgaaaaaaaattatctaGAACTCGATCttaatctcagaagtcaaaccgtgaacgccaacctaagataacttgtacacgcggggaaatgagtgacgtggcacgtctctcagtggaaacaaaggataatgcttcagtctcagcctcgcattcgccgtgatagcatcgtgcatgttcacactagctgaatacatatatttagacagtaaaaatacatttagacaataataggcagtaacagtaattattaatatataataaaatacataaaaatttttttaaaaaattattaaaaagttcttattaataattttaacaataataaaccatgaatacatttaattataataatattgttgtgccgagtgGGGACAGAAGGGAGATAAAGGTGCAGATGttagggtatcggggaatacgggtcAGATGGGTTACTTTCTGTCCCTCTGGTGACTGCACTTCAGGCTCCTCTCATTCTTGGATAGAGCAGCTAATCATTTGGGGCAGTGTTGGCCTAAtagttagggaagcacactcgGAATTGAAAGTTTACTGGTCTTAATCCTTGACCAGcgaggtaccactgaggtaccctgagcaaggtactgcccccaagcactgctccctgggtgctgaattagctggtGACTTTAATACAGTTATCAACCCCACTTTAGATAGATCATCCAATATGTTAATCCTAGGAACTGGCACTCCACGGAAATATTAGATATCAGACAATACTCACACTTTTCTCTGCCCCAAAAATCATACTCCCgtattgattttttatttactaTTAACTCAATTATTTCCGATATCCTAGAACCCAAAATACATCACATTTTAATCAGTGATAATGCCCCCGTTTCAATAAATCTAAACATCAACAAACCCAAACAACCCATTGGTCACAGGAGATTTAATATATCTCTGCTTAATGACCCAGACTTCAACACATTCTTCATAAAAGAGTGGACATCTTTCAAGTAAATAAATGACTGTCCTGAAATCTCATCCATATTACTCTGGGAAACAGTGAAAGCAGTGCTGAGAGGAAAGATCATATCATTTTCATTATACAAAGAAAGAAGGAACATATGATGGCCCAGACAGGTCAATGTAATACAAAAgcataaacaaaatacaaaagctacaacataaatacaaaagtagcaagaaaaatacaaaagccgcaacacaaatgcaaaagccgcaagaaaaataaaaaaggccaCAACAGAAATACAAAAGCCACAACGGAAATGAGCCACAATGTAAGGAAATGCAgcagcctgtctgtctatatatattttattggtCCAAGTTGCCAGGGACTATTATTGCTGGTGGACAGGCAGGGTGCAGGGGAAGTTTTAGAAAAAGTTTTATAAGGAAGTGAAATGTTGTTATCGCTTGTTATGCATTTTTTCCATGTTTGAT encodes:
- the LOC111856931 gene encoding uncharacterized protein, whose protein sequence is MACMDGFADDFCTVFESSLELDTRRRSRTYMMYHGTTGTAALSIKKHGFQRSKDGMLGPGVYVSRSFDKARRYPLILPFNERRAVLKLRVRLGKVKKIDRQGHPLQKTWHQHGYDSAWVPPNCGMVPSGLEEDCVWDPRRIKVLDIIYVMACMDGFADDFCTVFDSTLERDNTWRGRRTYIMYHGTTETAALNIKKHGFQRSSDGMLGPGVYVSRSFEKAQRYPINLPIGERRVVLKLRVRVGKVKKIDYQGHPLQKTWHDHGYDTAWVPPNSGMVPSGLEEDCVWDPWRIKVLDIIYV